A window from uncultured Desulfobacter sp. encodes these proteins:
- a CDS encoding DNA methylase → MKRLAKLETLIARNQECFSKIGKALKEIRDNRLYKQALFESFETYTRARWDMGKSHAYRLIKFYEVIYNLSPIGDRLPANESQARPLTQLDSIEQRQLWKEIIESGMELTARNIKKFIDSRKTASVTKPDLTDQISNEYMAVVKAMLEQVRVAQHDHWQQTSRPAALLWHRVIHEKIVSTGADNG, encoded by the coding sequence ATGAAACGGTTGGCCAAGCTTGAAACCCTGATTGCCCGGAATCAGGAGTGTTTTTCCAAAATCGGCAAGGCCTTGAAAGAAATTCGTGACAATCGTTTGTATAAGCAGGCTCTGTTTGAATCATTCGAAACATATACCAGGGCGCGATGGGATATGGGAAAATCCCATGCTTACCGCCTGATCAAATTTTATGAAGTCATCTATAATCTGTCCCCAATTGGGGACAGATTACCGGCCAACGAATCCCAGGCACGGCCTCTTACTCAACTGGATTCCATAGAACAGCGCCAACTTTGGAAGGAGATTATAGAAAGCGGCATGGAGTTAACCGCGCGTAACATCAAAAAATTTATCGACTCCCGAAAAACGGCATCGGTAACCAAACCGGATCTGACGGATCAAATTTCGAATGAATACATGGCTGTTGTAAAGGCAATGCTTGAACAGGTCCGTGTGGCACAGCATGATCATTGGCAGCAGACCTCTCGCCCGGCTGCATTGTTGTGGCATCGGGTCATACACGAAAAGATTGTATCAACGGGGGCAGATAATGGATGA